The following proteins are co-located in the Diaphorobacter sp. HDW4B genome:
- the ubiG gene encoding bifunctional 2-polyprenyl-6-hydroxyphenol methylase/3-demethylubiquinol 3-O-methyltransferase UbiG → MTESVNADPAELAKFSELAHRWWDPESEFRPLHQINPLRLDWIDQISPLRGERVLDVGCGGGILSDSMSRRGAQVLGIDLATKALRVAQLHALEAETPDIQYREVAVEALAEEQPGSFDTVTCMEMLEHVPDPGSVVAACAKLVKPGGWVFFSTINRNAKAFMLAIVGAEYMLKMLPKGTHEYAKMIRPSELAMACRTAGLDVLQTRGLQFNPLSNRYWLNDDTSVNYMFATRRPLQN, encoded by the coding sequence ATGACTGAATCCGTGAACGCCGATCCGGCCGAATTGGCCAAATTTTCCGAGCTGGCCCATCGCTGGTGGGATCCAGAGAGCGAATTTCGCCCGCTGCACCAGATCAACCCCTTGCGACTGGACTGGATAGACCAGATTTCGCCCCTACGAGGCGAGCGTGTGCTCGATGTGGGCTGCGGTGGCGGCATTCTCTCGGACTCGATGTCAAGGCGCGGAGCGCAGGTGCTTGGCATCGATCTGGCAACCAAGGCGCTCAGAGTGGCGCAACTGCATGCACTCGAGGCTGAAACTCCCGATATTCAATACCGCGAAGTCGCCGTGGAAGCACTTGCAGAAGAGCAGCCGGGATCCTTCGACACCGTCACCTGCATGGAAATGCTGGAACATGTGCCCGACCCGGGTTCGGTGGTGGCAGCCTGCGCCAAGCTCGTCAAGCCGGGTGGTTGGGTCTTCTTCTCGACCATCAATCGCAACGCCAAGGCCTTCATGCTGGCGATCGTCGGTGCGGAATACATGCTCAAGATGCTCCCCAAGGGAACGCACGAGTACGCCAAGATGATTCGCCCGAGCGAACTGGCCATGGCCTGCCGCACCGCTGGGCTGGATGTGCTGCAGACACGCGGCTTGCAGTTCAACCCATTGAGCAACCGGTACTGGCTCAACGATGACACCAGTGTGAACTACATGTTCGCCACCCGTCGCCCACTGCAGAACTGA
- the gyrA gene encoding DNA gyrase subunit A has protein sequence MTQFAKETLPISLEEEMRRSYLDYAMSVIVGRALPDARDGLKPVHRRVLYAMHELNNDWNRPYKKSARIVGDVIGKYHPHGDSAVYDTIVRMAQDFSLRHMLVDGQGNFGSVDGDSAAAMRYTEIRLSKIAHEMLADIDKETVDFGPNYDGSEQEPLVLPSRLPNLLVNGSAGIAVGMATNIPPHNLNEVVDACLHMLRNPEATIDELMEIVPAPDFPTAGIIYGINGVKEGYRTGRGRVVMRAKCHFEDIDKGQRQSIIVDELPYQVNKKTLQERMAELVHEKKIEGISHIQDESDKSGMRLVIELKRGEVPEVVLNNLYKQTQLQDTFGMNMVALIDGQPKLCNLRELIQVFLQHRREVVTRRTVFELRKARDRGHVLEGLAVALANIDEFIRIIRESPTPPVAKSELMARSWDSSLVREMLTRTREDGGVINADDYRPEGLEREFGMQNDGLYRLSETQAQEILQMRLQRLTGLEQDKIVAEYKDVMSVIEDLLDILAKPERVSVIIGEELTAVKTEFGQTKLGARRTEVEHSAQDLSTEDLITPTDMVVTLSHTGYIKSQPLSEYRSQKRGGRGKQATATKEDDWIDQLFIANTHDYLLCFSNKGRLYWLKVWEVPAGSRGSRGRPIVNMFPLQEGEKINVVLPLTGEYRSFPADHYVFMATSMGTVKKTALDEFSNPRKAGIIAVGLDEGDFLIGAALTDGKHDVMLFSDGGKAVRFDENDVRPMGRNARGVRGMNIDETQSVIAMLVADAESTAENVEGGEASTSAQSVLTATENGYGKRTHISEYTRHGRGTKGMIAIQQSERNGKVVAATLVNTDDQIMLITDTGVLVRTRVGEIREMGRATQGVTLISLDDGAKLSGLQRIVENDANMVEGGDAEGGEGDAEGTASDA, from the coding sequence ATGACCCAGTTTGCCAAAGAAACTTTGCCCATCAGCCTCGAAGAGGAGATGCGCCGCAGCTACCTAGATTACGCAATGAGCGTGATCGTGGGCCGCGCCCTCCCCGACGCCCGCGATGGCCTGAAGCCCGTCCATAGGCGAGTTCTGTATGCCATGCACGAACTCAACAATGACTGGAACCGCCCCTACAAAAAATCGGCGCGTATCGTCGGTGACGTGATCGGCAAGTATCACCCTCACGGTGACAGTGCTGTTTACGACACCATCGTGCGCATGGCCCAGGACTTCTCCCTGCGCCACATGTTGGTGGACGGTCAGGGCAACTTCGGCTCCGTGGACGGCGACAGCGCCGCGGCCATGCGCTACACCGAAATCCGCCTGTCGAAAATCGCACACGAAATGCTGGCCGACATCGACAAGGAAACCGTCGACTTCGGACCCAATTACGACGGCAGCGAGCAGGAACCACTGGTTCTGCCAAGCCGCCTGCCCAACCTGCTGGTGAACGGCTCGGCCGGTATCGCGGTCGGTATGGCAACCAACATTCCACCTCACAACCTGAATGAAGTGGTGGATGCTTGCCTGCACATGCTGCGCAATCCGGAAGCGACGATCGACGAGCTCATGGAGATCGTTCCCGCGCCCGACTTCCCGACCGCCGGTATCATCTACGGCATCAATGGCGTGAAGGAAGGCTATCGCACCGGTCGCGGCCGCGTGGTGATGCGCGCCAAGTGCCACTTCGAGGACATCGACAAGGGCCAACGCCAGTCGATCATCGTCGACGAGCTGCCCTACCAGGTCAACAAGAAGACGCTGCAGGAGCGCATGGCCGAGCTGGTGCACGAGAAGAAGATCGAAGGCATCAGCCACATTCAGGACGAGTCCGACAAGTCGGGCATGCGTCTGGTGATCGAGCTCAAGCGCGGTGAAGTGCCTGAAGTGGTGCTCAACAATCTGTACAAGCAGACGCAGCTCCAGGACACGTTCGGCATGAACATGGTGGCGCTGATCGATGGCCAGCCCAAGCTGTGCAATCTGCGCGAACTGATTCAGGTGTTCCTGCAGCATCGCCGCGAAGTGGTCACACGTCGCACCGTGTTCGAGCTGCGCAAGGCGCGCGACCGCGGTCACGTGCTGGAAGGTCTGGCCGTTGCGCTCGCGAACATCGACGAGTTCATCCGCATCATCCGTGAATCGCCCACGCCACCGGTCGCCAAGTCCGAGCTGATGGCCCGCTCGTGGGACAGCTCGCTGGTGCGCGAGATGCTCACCCGCACGCGTGAAGACGGCGGCGTGATTAATGCCGACGACTACCGCCCGGAAGGTCTGGAGCGCGAATTCGGCATGCAGAACGATGGTCTGTATCGCCTGTCCGAAACACAGGCCCAGGAAATTCTGCAGATGCGTCTGCAGCGCCTGACCGGTCTGGAGCAGGACAAGATCGTTGCCGAGTACAAGGATGTCATGTCGGTCATCGAAGACCTGCTGGACATTCTGGCCAAGCCCGAGCGCGTGTCCGTCATCATCGGAGAAGAACTCACCGCAGTGAAGACCGAGTTCGGTCAGACCAAGCTCGGCGCACGCCGCACCGAAGTCGAACACAGCGCGCAGGATCTCTCCACTGAAGACCTGATCACGCCGACCGACATGGTCGTGACGCTTTCGCACACCGGCTACATCAAGAGCCAACCGCTCTCTGAGTACCGCTCGCAAAAGCGTGGCGGTCGCGGCAAGCAGGCGACGGCGACCAAGGAAGACGACTGGATCGATCAGCTCTTCATCGCCAACACGCACGACTATCTGCTGTGCTTCTCCAACAAGGGCCGCCTGTACTGGCTCAAGGTCTGGGAAGTGCCTGCGGGCTCGCGCGGCTCGCGCGGTCGTCCCATCGTCAACATGTTCCCGCTGCAGGAAGGCGAGAAGATCAACGTGGTGCTGCCGCTGACCGGCGAATACCGCAGCTTCCCGGCCGATCACTACGTGTTCATGGCCACCAGCATGGGCACCGTGAAGAAGACCGCGCTCGACGAATTCAGCAACCCGCGCAAGGCCGGCATCATCGCCGTGGGCCTTGACGAGGGCGACTTCCTGATCGGCGCTGCGCTCACCGACGGCAAGCATGACGTGATGCTGTTCAGCGATGGTGGCAAGGCTGTGCGCTTCGACGAAAACGACGTTCGCCCCATGGGTCGCAACGCCCGTGGCGTGCGCGGCATGAACATCGACGAAACGCAAAGCGTGATCGCAATGCTCGTGGCCGATGCGGAATCCACGGCTGAAAACGTCGAAGGCGGCGAAGCCAGCACCAGCGCACAAAGCGTGCTGACAGCCACCGAAAACGGCTACGGCAAGCGCACGCACATCAGCGAATACACACGCCACGGTCGCGGCACCAAAGGCATGATCGCGATCCAGCAATCGGAGCGCAATGGCAAGGTGGTGGCGGCAACACTGGTGAATACCGACGACCAGATCATGCTGATCACCGACACCGGCGTGCTGGTTCGCACCCGCGTGGGCGAGATCCGCGAGATGGGTCGCGCAACGCAAGGTGTGACGCTGATTTCGCTGGACGACGGCGCCAAGCTGAGCGGCCTGCAACGCATCGTGGAAAACGATGCGAATATGGTCGAAGGCGGTGACGCGGAAGGTGGCGAAGGCGACGCGGAAGGCACTGCAAGCGACGCTTGA
- the ompA gene encoding outer membrane protein OmpA — translation MKKLNKVAMLLASAVLATSAGAQIKAADGGNVVDNWQNGTGELVWKNGTNELCWRDANWTPATAAEGCDGALQKAAPVAVVPPAVTPAPAEAKPATPAPTQPQSSKVTYAADAFFDFDKSVLKPEGKAKLDDLVGKVKNINLEVIIAVGHTDSVGSDAYNQKLSVRRAEAVKAYLVSKGIEKNRVYTEGKGEKQPVADNKTAAGRAKNRRVEIEVVGTQAAK, via the coding sequence ATGAAGAAACTGAACAAAGTGGCGATGTTGTTGGCCTCTGCCGTGCTCGCTACATCTGCTGGCGCTCAAATCAAGGCAGCTGATGGCGGCAACGTCGTCGACAACTGGCAAAACGGCACCGGTGAGTTGGTCTGGAAGAACGGCACCAACGAACTGTGCTGGCGCGATGCCAACTGGACGCCTGCTACTGCAGCCGAAGGTTGCGACGGCGCCCTGCAAAAGGCAGCTCCTGTTGCAGTCGTACCTCCTGCTGTGACTCCAGCTCCTGCTGAAGCCAAGCCTGCTACTCCAGCTCCAACCCAGCCACAGTCCTCCAAGGTCACCTACGCTGCTGACGCATTCTTCGACTTCGACAAGTCGGTGCTGAAGCCAGAAGGCAAGGCCAAGCTGGATGATCTGGTCGGCAAGGTCAAGAACATCAACCTGGAAGTCATCATCGCTGTGGGTCACACCGACTCCGTGGGTTCTGACGCCTACAACCAGAAGCTGTCGGTTCGCCGCGCTGAAGCTGTGAAGGCATACCTGGTGTCCAAGGGCATCGAAAAGAACCGCGTCTACACCGAAGGCAAGGGCGAAAAGCAACCAGTCGCAGACAACAAGACTGCAGCTGGCCGCGCCAAGAACCGTCGCGTGGAAATCGAAGTGGTGGGCACACAAGCCGCCAAGTAA
- a CDS encoding prephenate dehydrogenase/arogenate dehydrogenase family protein translates to MFEQLGLIGCGLMGGSFAKAMKRAGLVNRVVGYSKSPSTTERARQLGVIDVEAPSALLAVAGADIVLVAVPVAATEATLKAIKHLVTPQMLIMDVGSTKSDVVQAARAALRDQIGSFVPAHPIAGREVSGVEHSDADLYTGKQVILTPTERTLTAQLKRAEAVWSALGCRVSHMSPEAHDAAFAAVSHLPHMLAFSMMNSLTQQERSDELLSLAGPGFRDFTRIAASDPKMWRDVLRANRDEVLAQTRHFKDSLAQFEKALQSNDDQALEDLITIASHTRANWRMGAQRKRKDDL, encoded by the coding sequence ATGTTCGAACAACTAGGTCTCATCGGTTGCGGTCTCATGGGTGGCTCGTTTGCCAAGGCCATGAAGCGCGCCGGACTCGTCAATCGCGTGGTTGGCTACAGCAAGTCGCCGTCGACCACCGAACGCGCACGCCAGCTCGGCGTGATCGATGTGGAAGCGCCCTCCGCGCTGCTCGCGGTGGCGGGTGCCGACATCGTCCTCGTCGCTGTCCCCGTGGCCGCGACCGAAGCCACGCTCAAAGCCATCAAGCACCTCGTCACGCCGCAAATGCTGATCATGGACGTCGGCTCCACCAAGTCGGACGTGGTGCAGGCCGCCCGCGCGGCACTGCGCGATCAGATCGGCTCTTTTGTGCCAGCGCACCCGATCGCGGGCCGCGAAGTCTCGGGCGTCGAGCATTCCGATGCCGACCTCTACACCGGCAAGCAGGTCATTCTGACCCCCACCGAACGCACGTTGACCGCTCAGCTCAAGCGCGCCGAAGCCGTCTGGAGCGCGCTCGGCTGCCGCGTGTCGCACATGTCGCCGGAAGCGCACGATGCCGCCTTCGCTGCGGTGAGTCACCTGCCGCATATGCTCGCGTTCTCGATGATGAACAGCCTCACCCAGCAGGAGCGCTCGGACGAATTGCTGTCGCTTGCCGGGCCCGGCTTTCGCGATTTCACGCGCATTGCCGCGAGCGATCCGAAGATGTGGCGCGACGTGCTGCGCGCCAACCGCGATGAGGTGCTCGCCCAGACACGGCATTTCAAAGACTCGCTCGCACAGTTCGAGAAGGCTCTGCAGAGCAACGACGATCAGGCGCTCGAAGACCTGATCACCATCGCGAGCCACACCCGCGCCAACTGGCGCATGGGCGCGCAGCGCAAGCGCAAAGACGACCTGTAA
- a CDS encoding integrase arm-type DNA-binding domain-containing protein, translated as MLTDAHCKNAICSPGLKRERLADSGGLYLEVSPSGSKRWFWKYRFEGKEGRMALGSYPAVGLTAARKAPRDAAKIQKAEGVDPVQARKVKKLKGTRDGGDSFKAVALEWHARQESEWSSGHAERTKRQLERVLFPWIGDRQMGGIEPMELLAALQKIEERGAIETADRALMLCRQVWRYWLPTASNTQRDITEGLKSRLTPYRGSNFPAIVEPKRFGELLRAMDAYKGSPMVRTALLLAPLLYQRPGNLRSMEWSELDLDGALWTIPSLKMKRTKKEKEQGDAHVVPLPTQAVELLRNLHPLTGHGMYVFPGQREHTRPMSDNSVRSALYSLGFGDEQSWHGFRASARTMLVDQLELDPLAIEANLAHAVKDANGRSYNRTQYLTKRFDQMQQWANYLDKLRKGVDVLTLPQRAA; from the coding sequence ATGTTGACCGACGCACACTGCAAAAACGCGATTTGTTCCCCCGGCCTGAAACGTGAGAGGCTGGCTGATTCTGGCGGCCTGTACCTGGAGGTCAGCCCGTCGGGTTCAAAGCGATGGTTCTGGAAATACCGATTTGAAGGCAAAGAGGGGCGCATGGCGCTGGGTAGCTATCCGGCCGTGGGGCTCACCGCTGCCCGTAAGGCGCCGCGGGATGCCGCCAAGATCCAGAAGGCAGAGGGCGTCGATCCTGTCCAGGCGCGGAAGGTGAAAAAGCTCAAAGGCACCCGTGACGGCGGGGACTCCTTCAAGGCGGTGGCGCTGGAGTGGCATGCCCGGCAGGAGTCGGAGTGGAGCTCCGGCCATGCGGAGCGCACAAAACGTCAGTTGGAGCGGGTCCTGTTCCCGTGGATCGGTGATCGCCAGATGGGTGGCATCGAGCCCATGGAACTGCTGGCGGCGCTGCAAAAAATCGAAGAGCGCGGGGCCATTGAGACGGCCGACCGCGCCCTGATGCTGTGCCGTCAGGTCTGGCGCTACTGGTTGCCCACCGCCAGCAACACGCAGCGCGACATCACCGAGGGGCTGAAAAGTCGGCTCACCCCATACCGGGGTAGCAACTTTCCCGCCATCGTGGAGCCCAAGCGCTTTGGCGAGTTGCTGCGGGCTATGGATGCCTACAAGGGCAGTCCCATGGTGCGAACGGCGCTCCTGTTGGCCCCGTTGCTCTACCAGCGGCCCGGCAACCTGCGCTCCATGGAGTGGAGCGAACTGGATCTGGATGGCGCACTCTGGACCATCCCCAGTCTGAAGATGAAGCGCACGAAAAAGGAAAAAGAGCAGGGCGATGCCCACGTCGTGCCACTGCCCACGCAGGCGGTGGAGCTGCTGCGCAATCTGCATCCGCTCACAGGACACGGCATGTACGTGTTCCCCGGCCAGCGTGAGCACACCCGTCCCATGTCGGACAACTCGGTGCGCAGTGCCTTGTACTCGCTTGGCTTTGGTGATGAGCAGTCATGGCACGGCTTCCGGGCCAGTGCGCGAACCATGCTGGTCGATCAGCTCGAGCTAGACCCGCTGGCCATCGAGGCGAACTTGGCTCACGCGGTGAAAGATGCCAACGGCCGAAGCTACAACCGCACGCAGTACCTTACCAAGCGCTTCGACCAGATGCAGCAGTGGGCGAACTACCTCGACAAGCTGCGCAAAGGGGTCGACGTACTCACGCTGCCGCAGCGTGCCGCATAG
- the serC gene encoding 3-phosphoserine/phosphohydroxythreonine transaminase, translating into MNRPFNFSAGPAAIPEEVLKTAAAEMLDWHGSGMSVMEMSHRGKEFISICEKAESDFRELMAVPKEFKILFMQGGGLAENAIVPLNLSRGATVDFVVTGSWSQKSRKEAGKYAAEVHTAATGADSQFTTLPDPSTWQLSRGASYLHICSNETIDGIEFQQLPDLKALGSDAPLVIDFSSHVASRSVDWSKVGLAFGGAQKNLGPAGLTLVVVREDLLGHALPACPSAFDYKVVAENESMFNTPPTWGIYIAGLTFAWLKNQREGDATGVAAMELRNIAKAKALYDYIDASDFYLNKVAANCRSRMNIPFFLKDESRNDDFLAGAKAHQLLQLKGHKSVGGMRASLYNAMPMAGVEALIAYMREFEKKHS; encoded by the coding sequence ATGAATCGCCCTTTTAACTTTTCCGCCGGTCCCGCTGCAATTCCCGAAGAAGTTCTGAAAACGGCGGCCGCCGAAATGCTCGACTGGCACGGCAGCGGCATGAGCGTGATGGAAATGAGCCATCGCGGCAAGGAATTCATCTCGATCTGCGAAAAGGCCGAATCCGATTTCCGCGAACTCATGGCTGTGCCCAAGGAGTTCAAGATCCTGTTCATGCAAGGTGGCGGTCTGGCCGAGAACGCCATCGTTCCGCTGAACCTCTCGCGCGGCGCGACGGTCGACTTCGTGGTCACCGGCTCGTGGAGCCAGAAGTCGCGCAAGGAAGCGGGCAAGTACGCGGCCGAAGTGCACACCGCCGCCACCGGCGCGGACAGCCAATTCACCACCCTGCCCGATCCATCGACTTGGCAGTTGAGCCGTGGTGCGAGCTACCTGCACATCTGCAGCAACGAGACCATCGACGGCATCGAGTTCCAGCAACTGCCTGATCTGAAGGCGCTGGGCAGCGACGCGCCACTGGTCATCGACTTCTCGTCGCACGTGGCTTCGCGCTCCGTCGACTGGTCCAAAGTGGGCCTTGCATTCGGCGGCGCGCAGAAGAACCTTGGTCCCGCCGGCCTCACGCTCGTCGTGGTGCGCGAAGACCTGCTCGGCCACGCCCTGCCCGCCTGCCCCAGCGCGTTCGACTACAAGGTGGTGGCCGAGAACGAATCCATGTTCAACACGCCGCCGACCTGGGGCATCTACATTGCCGGTCTGACCTTCGCGTGGCTCAAGAACCAGCGCGAAGGCGATGCCACCGGCGTTGCCGCCATGGAGTTGCGCAACATCGCCAAGGCGAAGGCGCTGTACGACTACATCGACGCGTCCGACTTCTATCTGAACAAGGTTGCCGCCAACTGCCGTTCGCGCATGAACATTCCGTTCTTCCTGAAGGACGAGTCACGCAACGACGATTTCCTCGCAGGTGCCAAGGCCCATCAACTGCTGCAGCTCAAGGGCCACAAGTCCGTGGGCGGCATGCGCGCCAGCCTCTACAACGCCATGCCGATGGCGGGTGTCGAAGCGCTGATCGCCTACATGCGAGAATTTGAAAAAAAGCATAGCTGA
- the pheA gene encoding prephenate dehydratase, protein MMTTPQASPDLASLRVQIDNIDQQMLSLLNQRALVAERVGEVKKREGSAFFRPDRVAQVIEKIKTANPGPLKPTHVAAIWREIMSACLALESPQRVAVLGPAGTFCEEAAIQYFGGAADLLYCNSFEEVFHATAAGSAQYGVVGIENSTEGVVTRSLDMLLHTPCHVVGEVSLLIRHNLLRTTNSAENIEVVAAHPQALAQCQAWLSKHLPHAERRPVESNAEGARLAALNPTWAGIASERAAQQFGLHVVAHAIQDEAYNRTRFAVICLPDTLPTPAPSGHDCTSLIISVPNRPGAVYELLAPLKKHNVSMTRFESRPARTGKWEYYFYVDVEGHPDQPNVAQALAELQQLSAFYKQLGTYPTSAA, encoded by the coding sequence CTGATGACCACACCCCAAGCCTCTCCTGACCTCGCCAGTCTGCGCGTGCAGATCGACAACATCGACCAACAAATGCTCTCCCTGCTCAACCAGCGCGCACTGGTGGCGGAGCGTGTGGGCGAGGTCAAGAAACGTGAAGGCTCGGCGTTTTTCCGCCCTGATCGCGTGGCGCAGGTCATCGAAAAAATCAAGACCGCCAACCCCGGCCCGCTCAAGCCCACACATGTGGCGGCCATCTGGCGCGAAATCATGTCGGCCTGCCTGGCGCTCGAATCGCCCCAGCGCGTGGCCGTGCTCGGCCCGGCTGGCACGTTCTGCGAAGAGGCCGCCATTCAGTATTTCGGCGGCGCTGCCGATCTGCTGTACTGCAACAGCTTTGAAGAAGTCTTCCACGCCACGGCCGCCGGCAGCGCGCAGTACGGCGTCGTCGGCATCGAGAACTCCACCGAAGGCGTGGTGACCCGCTCGCTCGACATGCTGCTGCACACGCCCTGCCATGTGGTGGGCGAAGTGAGCCTGCTGATTCGCCACAACCTGCTGCGCACCACCAACTCGGCCGAGAACATCGAAGTGGTTGCCGCACATCCACAAGCGCTCGCGCAATGCCAGGCCTGGCTGTCCAAGCACCTGCCGCACGCCGAGCGTCGCCCGGTGGAAAGCAACGCCGAAGGCGCGCGTCTGGCAGCCCTCAACCCCACTTGGGCGGGCATTGCCAGCGAACGTGCTGCGCAGCAGTTCGGCCTGCATGTGGTCGCTCACGCGATTCAGGACGAGGCCTACAACCGCACGCGTTTTGCGGTGATCTGCCTGCCCGACACGCTGCCCACACCGGCACCCTCGGGCCACGATTGCACCAGCCTGATCATCTCCGTGCCCAACCGTCCGGGTGCCGTGTACGAACTGCTCGCACCGCTCAAGAAGCACAACGTGTCGATGACGCGCTTCGAATCGCGCCCCGCACGCACCGGCAAGTGGGAGTACTACTTCTACGTGGACGTCGAAGGCCATCCCGACCAGCCGAACGTGGCTCAGGCACTCGCCGAGCTGCAGCAGCTCAGCGCGTTCTACAAGCAGCTCGGCACCTATCCCACGTCCGCTGCCTGA
- a CDS encoding HAD family hydrolase: protein MSELTKNVRAVLFDLDGTLIDSAPDLGAAADMLRVSRGMSSLPLDAYRHMAGAGARGMLKVGFGMTPEHPDFPALREEFFDNYEARIHENTFQFDGVQQLVEALVARSMPWGVVTNKATRFTSLIVQRMPLFATAGAVVSGDTTPHSKPHPEPLLEAARRIQIDPAQCIYVGDDERDIVGGKAAGMLTVAAAYGYLGDGANPRDWGADFLIESPLELLKLLNPD, encoded by the coding sequence ATGAGTGAATTGACGAAAAACGTTCGAGCCGTCCTGTTCGATCTCGACGGAACCCTGATCGACAGCGCACCGGATCTTGGAGCTGCTGCCGACATGTTGCGCGTCTCACGTGGAATGTCTTCATTGCCGCTGGATGCCTACCGGCATATGGCGGGAGCCGGTGCGCGCGGCATGCTGAAAGTCGGATTCGGCATGACGCCCGAACATCCGGACTTCCCGGCACTGCGCGAAGAGTTCTTCGACAACTACGAAGCACGCATTCACGAGAACACATTCCAGTTCGATGGCGTGCAGCAATTGGTGGAAGCACTGGTCGCCCGCTCCATGCCCTGGGGTGTCGTGACCAACAAGGCGACGCGATTCACCTCCTTGATCGTTCAGCGCATGCCATTGTTCGCAACCGCGGGTGCGGTCGTGAGCGGCGACACCACCCCGCATTCCAAGCCACATCCGGAGCCACTTCTGGAGGCCGCCCGTCGCATCCAGATCGATCCGGCGCAATGCATCTACGTCGGTGACGACGAACGAGACATCGTCGGAGGCAAGGCCGCCGGCATGCTGACGGTCGCCGCAGCCTATGGCTATCTGGGCGACGGCGCAAATCCCCGCGACTGGGGTGCAGATTTCTTGATCGAATCTCCACTCGAGCTCTTGAAATTGCTGAATCCAGACTAA